Genomic segment of Sebastes fasciatus isolate fSebFas1 chromosome 3, fSebFas1.pri, whole genome shotgun sequence:
GACAAACCCCCAACCTCCATGCAGTTTACATTCATGTTTGGATTCAGTCCAGCTGCACACACAAGAAAAATGAGATATATCAGTCAAGTCAAGTTTGGTGGCACAATCTGGCAGTCAAGTCAGTGGTGGAGGATTTCTATTTacaggaccaatatgtaatatatttactgtaataaatcataaattggcacacaaacacagccttctgcagccatggaagcaagccaacggactggatcaacagagataacgttaacgttagattctacccgacctgaaaagcctcgacacatctctctgtggtccgtgtgcagctgggttatcaaggcagcgactatttgagacacacagttGCTGAAGTGATTCTGACAactgctgctggccagaggctaacgCCGTGATGCTAACACACactaactgctatcagtcacactgGAGGAGCAGAcgggccacggctccaatgttttaAATTAGGATTGTAGTACCCATTTGAGAACGCTAGCTGTCAGTACtacatattattattctattattagaTTAAAAATCTAGTAAAACAgctcaaaacaaaaataatccaCATTAATACGTTGTCAGATGTCAAAATGGAACGCCCTAAATGTGAATCTGCATGTATTTCTCAAGGAAAAATGGCTATACACTgattatgtttttaattgggTGCGTTCAATGAATGAATTGTGGGTGGCCACACTGTATTGTATGAGTACAGAGGTTGCTACCTCAAGGGCTGCAGAGGAAAATTGCTATTGTCAACAAGTAAGCTACAtttagaaaacaacaacaaattcagATTCTTTTCAATTTGTGTTATCCCCATCCCAGACTCACAGAGAGGGTAGGTGCTGTAGGCGTTGGGCGAAGACGGCGGCTCTTTGGTGTGCAGTGTGTCGGATAGGCCCGGAGCCTGGTGTGGGCCTGTGTAGGGGTCCAGGGTTGATTTGCCGGAACCATGGCCTCCGGTGGGGCCACCGGGGGGATGCAGAccagcggaggaggaggaagaggaggaggaatgagAGGGAAGTTGCTGCTGCTTCATCAGCAGCGCTTGGTACAGCTGACGCTGGTGCTGCTGGATCTGCTGCTGCATGTTGGTGATTGTACGTGCAACCTGGGAGAGACGAGAAGCAGCGTCACAACAATGTGTCATAAACAGAACGTTTGAGTATGACGGGGGAGGAAAACAAGAAGATTATTCAAATTATGTGGTGGCAATTACAAGATGGATGGAAAAATAAGGAAAAGATAGAGAGGAAAATGGGGACAGGAAGCAGAGACAATCGAGGTTAGAAGGGAAAGGATGAGCAAataagaggatgaggaggtatTGGACAAAGTGGAAGGAGATATGGTATGGAAAGTGGAGAAAAACGGTGGGTGAAGCAAGCACTTGTTTACAAAAGCATCCCCTCTTTCAACAGACCCTATCTTGCAGCAGTCTGAGGATAATATAGAACAAAAgaaccaacatttttaaaaaggagaagaaaCTCTGACTTTTTGGCTCATGAGAAGTAACCTTTTCCCATGTCGTTATCTTAAAGCTTGAGTAACTTCTGTTGTAACAACACATGATCCTTTTCCTCTCTTTGCTGTTTTTGGTATCGTGAGAATAACAACATTTGTGTAATGATGCATTTGTTGACTCACTTGCTGCTCTTGTTGTCTAATGGGGCCGGAAACATTGCGTTGCGCCTGCATCATCTGCTGCTGGATTTGTAAACGCTGGTACGCCTGAATGAAGGGAATTAAAAGTACAACACGATGATTAAAAGATACAATAATAGAGGgagaaaaaatacaacaaagtaGGAGAGAGGGGTCAACCGTTTCAATTTTAGCTCTACTAATTCCAAGTGTTTTCAATAATACCATTCAAGTGTGCCTGGTTTCATCTCATTTCCATTTAGATAAAAGTCCACAACACACATTCTCTGCCTCGGACCTCTAAACACACGCTGAGCTGCTAATACAGATGGAAAAGAGGGACTCTGACTCACCATTTGCAGTTGCTGAAGTTGGTACAAGAGGGTCATTTGTTGAGGGTTTATTGGTGAGGTTAAAAGTGCAGGGTTCAGACCAATGTTTTTTGCTGCAAACTGCAAGAGCTGTGCTTGGACCTGGGGGGGAAGTATGGAAAAATGGGGAGACAGAAAGGAGAGATGACAAGTTAGTCATTGCAAATCACAACAACTGTCCAAAAGCAGCTTCTGGCAAGGTAAAGCTAGTCACTGCTACATTAATGCAAGgaggaaaagaagaggagaaagggtCTGCTAGAGGAATCTTGTAAAGCCAAGAGGTTGTAACAGGTGTAGTGTGGTTCCCAGAAAATAACTTGGTGGGGATGTTTTGTGCCAGCCTtcacaatatattttaattttaattttatgatGCTGAAATGATTCGATGATATACATCGGTTTTCGGCTTCTGGTCAAGCTTATAACTCAGATGGTGCATAAGTTAAATCGTGTTCCCCAGTTATGTGACAACCAGCAcaatttatatattaattatttaacctttatttaacctggCAAGCCCTTAAgaacaaattcttatttacaaAAGATCTACCCAGCCAACTTTTACGTGGTCTTGTGTGTTATGAACCAATATAGCtacatgttacacattaaatatgtacatgatcatgtgtgtgtatgtagctACCTGAGGGGAGAGAAACTGAGGCACTTGAGCACGTAGACTAGGCTGGGAGGAGCTGAGAGGTGGCACTGGTGGCtgaggaggctgctgctgctgttgctgctgttgctgctgttgctgctgctgctgctgctgctgctgctgctgctgctgctgctgctgctgctgcatggccCGGGTTTGTGCTGCTCCACTACTGCCAAACATTCCACTGGGTATCTATAAGCAGGAATCATAAaagtacaatgaaatgtcttcaAAAGCTCCACGTTTAAATCAAATAACTGAAGCCGTTTCTAAACTGAAGAGCTGAGCCACTGAAATGAGAAAAAATTTGTGTATTCTCCACCAAACGGTTACAGAATACCTCGACAGCAAGGTCAAGAGTAGACTTCCAACCGTCAAGTCTTCATGAATTTGATGTGTTCATTTAATACATGAATGAGCGCACTTGAATTTGATGAAAAAGAAAACTCAAAAGTGCACTCAAAAGCCCAGCATGGGTCGGTTATATTTCCCAGCCCACATAGCAATgtctaaaaacatttttcaaagcaTTTTCCTCCAAGGTCTAACCTCACACTACACCTTGTTCACTAAAGCAAAAAAGAATATGGAATTGTAactattttatctattttaccGTTTATCAAATGGCCCAAAACATTTAGCCTGTAAAAGGCAGCTTCATCCACATTTCCAATTCTATATCGTTAAAGAGGTCTTTCTATTCAGTGCATGCTGCTTACACTGCCTTTGTTTGGGCTTCAAGGACAAACTGTAGTTTTTCTGGGCCATGACTGCCTCTAGGGGTGATATTTGATAGAGCATAAACTATCTGATTTCAATGGCCACTTCAGGCAAGGTCATACAAACATAAGTGAGCAATATAGAGGTGGAGATTTGGGAGATCATATGGGTAGAGAGCTGTgagtaaaacaaattaaatgtatCAGATGTTGCCATCACTGCATCAAATCCTGCACGAGCCATTACCTTTTAGAATGATGGTTTTGCATTTGCAGTGTGATAAACACAGACTGTTGATCAAAATGTTTTGCACTGACTAAGGTTTGGTTGCACAATCTGTCAGCATATTCCCCTGTTAATAAAGCAGCTGTTCAAATGTACTGAAGTCctcaaatgtttacattttttgtcttaaattgtGGACCACAAATGATGCGTATCACTGTTGCTGGTGCAAATTTGggcattttgcatttttctgcTATCAATTTTGAAAATATAAACTCTGTTTTTTCACTATACATTAAAAGAGAGATGAAATAACCACTAAAAATAATATTGCTGTTTTATATATTATCACAAAATCCCCACAATCTCAACAATGTTTTATGCACATACTTTACAAAAGTAGTTTTCActcaggtgtttctgttatttttcccAACTGAATTTCAGTTCTGCGACAGTGTGTAGTATAACTTTTGTGTGCTCAATTTGTTACCTGTTGTCTGTTGTTCAAGTTTTGCATGGCCAGCCCCGGGTTGCCCTGTCCCAGACCCTGCCCAGGAAGGCTACTGTTGGCCAGGGGGAGCTTCAGGCTGGGGGAAGGCAGAAACGGTGATGGGGGGGCATCATCTGACAGAACACCATCCTGGACCAAAAATAAATGGAATAAACAGATGAATAAAAGCAGAATAAAGCATTAATCATTACAAACATGAATGATTAAGTGAGTGAAGATTAGATTAAAATGTGTACTGACAGGAATGATGAGATAATGAAAGTCATAACAATCTTTTAACCTTTGTTTGTAGCACGTCAAAATACTtacaaagtaaaaataaaaaaggcaaaTGCCCCAAAAGATTAAAAGCAAAAGTACCACGATGCATTTATGTTGTATTTTTCTACACTCATCATTTCCAACAGATGTTTGGAAAAAGTCTCATGTGCTGCTCAGTTGTCTGACCTTGTCAAGAAAGGAGTTGCGGTCGGAGGGGTCTTTGGAGAGTGCAGAGGGCCGACACACCATGGGCTTGTTCATGCCGTTGCTGTAATCAGACATGCCCATGCCCCGCTTGTCCAGGTCCGTCTTCTTCTCCAACAGGGCGCCTGGGAGCAGAAAGGAGGAAGGTcgatttattatattataagacTAAACAAAGAAATATACTCTGTCACAAAATGCAATGatcattttgtagtttttatgtatttgatCTACAGTAATGTCATTTAGATGTCCTTTTTTAAAAGGTCATTTTTATATCTGTATACACTTTGCTTATGCTGGTATTTGACAGAATTTACTGAGATTAAATACTGCACTAACTAAGGGTAATATTCCCTGTTGAATTGAAGTGAAAATGTGGCAAAAGAATTTAATTCCGATCTTAATTCCTTGAATGTAAGACAGCTACATATTTGCAATAAGTAAAACTATCTCATATTAGcatatacaaaacacacacatatacaaaaacatgttgtgaactTACTCATGGCCTGGTCAAGGTTCATGTTGTTGCTCTTCAAAGCCTCCTCAGCAGGGTCTCTCTGTAACACATGGACAACATAAGCCCGTCACTGACCATGGCTTAATTGCAGGatgtttaacagttttcttGAGTGGCTGTATTTATCATTGGATGGTTTATTTCAACCCCTTAATTGATTGTGTTTGTTCTCATGAGTTTCTACACTACACAGCAGGGGAtcatgtatttaatttaaaaaatgtagaacTTTGAAAAGCTGGCACATTTTTGGCCTACTTGGGTTAAAAAACTTAAAAGAAAGTCGGTTCAGTGCTATGTTTCAGTGTGAGAACTTACCGGAAAGCCCATGTCAGTGAGCTGTTTGATGAGACGGTTCATGATCCAAGCTTCATCTGGCTTGCCCATCTTCCCCTAACAACACACaagcaaaaatattaaattatcaTTTAAATGACAATAATCCCCACCATTTAACATCTGCCAGTATATTTATGTCAAGCGTCAGGTGTGTTCTCTGACCTTGCTCGGGCCCTTCTTGGGTCCATTGCCCCAAGAGTTGCAAGAAGAGCTGCTCTCCTGGGAGGTGGGGCTGTTCCACATGTCCCCATCCTCAGTGTCCCATTGGTTGGTAGACATgcccatctcctctcctccatttccccAGCCATCTTGCATAGGTTTGGGGCCTGAGAAAGCGATgacataacaaaaataaacattaggTTGTGTTTTAGTATCTGTGACGCATCCTTCATGCCACACAAGCCATTTCAGAGGGTGAGAAGCAGGTAGTTTTCAACCTGACCACTTGGTGCCACTGTTGCCATTTAACATGCTGCATTTGTTTCCCCCCTACACCTCCCTCTGCCATTTCCAACATTTCAAACCAACAGCACAAATAACCAAGACCTACTGAGGCGTGGAATTGCTTTAATCCCAGCAACACTCCAGTAGCACTGACAAAAACCTTCAGAATTGGCACAAATGATAAAGGTCTGAAGaaacttcctgtttttgttcCCTTAAATTAAGTGTGGTAGTGCACACATACTAGGAGTTACCATCAATCTGTATTTTACAAAAGGTGTGGCACCACTGGAATCGACCCAAATCTCAAATCCCATAACAATGTGTGGTATTGTCTAGATTGTGTGGATCTGTCTTGTACACCAGCTCATCTGAAAGTATGTAATATATCTAATCTGTTCTGTGTCACAGTTTGCTGTGGTAATGAGTTTAATCAATAACAGATGGTACCATAGTCCTTCGTCCCCACATCCCCATGTTTGACATAATGCACGACTGTAAATATAGTTCATCTAAGGGTGTTACCTGGCTTGCAGGGTGCAGAACCTGTGGGTCCGTTGGCCCTGCCATAGGGTCCAGAGGGCTCGTGGCCACCGTGGCCACCGTGACCGCTTTGGCCACCGTGGCCACCGTGACCACCATGGCCACCGTGACCACCATGGCCACCGTCTCCCGCCCATGTTCCTACTCCCCCTGTGGGCTTGCCCCAGGCAGAGGTGCCATTGTCCACAGATGCTGTTGGAGCTGCTGGCTCTCCCCAAGGAGGCTCCGACTTGGGTTGAGCACTTGGAAGCTCTCCCCAACCTGGAAGAAAGAGGTGAATTAGAAGAGTTTACATTTAAGACGTCTGAAAACACCTTGTAATCTGCAGTGTACTCGTGCACAAGTCAGATCTTTAACACTCTTTTACCAAAAACTATATTATGATAAACCAAGCAACTGAAAACCACAGCACTGTAGAGGCATGTTATTAAGAGAATCGAACAGTAAGCTTTTCAGTTGAGATAGTGCCATGCAGTCTATATATAGTCGCCTTTCAGCCAGCCCTATACTAACAGCAACAGGCCCTTGACCAGCTCAGTCTGGCTCGTcgggtggtgtgtttgtatgatTATGTAGGAGGAGACAGCTGAAAGTAGCAGCTCAGGCCAGCCGGTGCAAGCTCTTACACTACATCTTCTCCTCCATCTATACTGGCTTCAGCAGAGATGGGTGATTGGGTATAACTGTGATCAGCACAAGTACGTTTAAAGGTGGCCACTGTGCTTTTTTGGTAGCTGCAGTGCAGATGGTAAACAGCAGGGGGCAATGGTCTCATTCACAATcaaaaggagaggagaatgTTAGGCATTAAAGCTGTGCCATGTCTATATGCATGGCCTTTGTCTCCACAAAGACTTATTTGAACTGGCTGCAGAGGGAACTTAAGCTTGCTGCACAGACTCTTAATTATATATGCATGACCATGAAGAGGCCTTAAATTCCTCCGAGACTATCTGCTTAATAATCACTGTGAGTGAATTACTTTAAGGAATAACCTGTAAATGGAATAACCATTGTTGGCAACAATGCTTTTTATTAGTAATTTAGTCACTTTGTGTGTCAATGAgtgaaaacaactttatttaaacTTTGTCTCTCCCCATATTTCATTCTGCTCATAATCAAGACCGACTGTAAAGCTTAATACCATTCACGAAAACATACTTATGCTGTCAGATAAGAACTTTGGATCACTAAAACATCAGGTTTAAATCTGCTTGATACAAACATactgcatttttaaacattCCTGTGTCCTTTGCATTGGTAAGAGATTATTaactttttcaacattttcagaATATCAAACATTACTTTAATttctagtagggctgtcaatcgtttaaaatatttaatcgctattaatcacatggttgtccatagttacacgattaatcgcaaattaatcaaatttttttatctgttcaaaatgtgccttaaagggagtaaagtatttattgctcttatcaacatggtagttggcaagtatgcctgctttctgcaaatgtatgtatatatttattattggaaatcaattaacagcacaatacaatgacaaatattgtccagaaaccctcacaggtactgcatttagcataaacaaatatgctcaaatcataacatggcaaactgaagctcaacaggcaacaacagctgtcagtgtgtcagtgtgctgacttgactatgacttgccccaaatcgcatgtgattatcataaagtgggcatgtctgtaaaggggagactcgtgggtacccatagaacccatttttattcacatatcttgaggtcagaggtcaaaggacccctttgaaaatggccatgccagattttcctcaccaaaatttaaagtttggagcgttatttatcctccttctcgATAAGCTAGGATgacagtatctttactctagctttaaaactgagcttgttacaacataaaaattgcaaaacaaatttgcgctaacgcgttattattgcgttcaCTTTGACAACCCTGATTTCAAGTAATATACAAATTTGAGATTTTTAACACAACAGCACAACCATGATGTGTTACCTGGGTTGGCGTGGGGGGGTCTGCCCTGGGGGCCCGCACCTGGATGTGGGGCGCCATTGTTGGATGACCCATTGTTGTTTCCATGGTGTTGCAGGTGAGTTGGGGGCTGGCCATGATGGGGATGGTGGTGCATGTGGTGAGTGTGATGGTGATTGTTGTTGCCGGGGCCGACAGAgtgattgttgttgttattgttgggGATATTCGCTCCGCCATTCTTACTGGGCGGTGGGCCGCTGTTGCCTGGGTTATTATTGGGATTGTTGCGATCCCACAAGTTGACAGTCTTGTTGTAGGTGCCGGGATCGCCCCAGGTGGACGTTCCATCGTCAATCTCCATCTTCCTGcggatggagggaggggagggctCTTCCCAGCCCGTGGGATCCATGCCCTGGTCCTGTTTGCTGCCATTGCCCCAGTTTGATGAATTCTGCTTCACAGTACCAGGACCACCCCATTGACCCATGCTGCCACCTCCTCCGCTgccagtgctgctgctgctgctgctttcctgGGGCTTGGAAGAACCCCAGCCTCCCTGCACAGGGCCATTGGTACGTGGGGTCTCCCCCCAGCTGCTATTATTCACAGAAGGAGCGGGCTTACTCCAGCCTCCTCCTCTATTTCCTGCCCTGGGGCTATCCTTCCATCCACCACTTCCTCCATTACCTCCTTCTCCTTCCCACATGCTGCTGGAGGATCCATTCTTCTTGACCTCCGCCTCTCCCCACTCCCCTGTGCTGGTGCCGTTGGAGCCCCCATTACTGTTGCTCCATCCATGGGAGCTTTTGGGGCCCTCTCCCCAGTTAGTGGGCTGACTTTTTGTCATGCCATCGTCCCAACTGGGTGACTTGTCCTCAGAAGCCCAGGATGGTGTGCCTCCATTTCTAGGACCATTGGTAGGCTGAGGTTCACCCCAGCCACTGCTAGTGCCATTCGGCGCTTTGCTGTGTGACTGTTGGGGCTCTCCCCATCCTGATCCAGTCTGGATAGGCTGAGGTGGAGGGGCTCTCCAGCCAGAGGATGATGATCCTTCACTGTCATTTTTGTCTCCAGACCCAGGCCTCTGACTGGGGCCAATTTTCGGGTTGATGGTACCTCCATTGATGGATGAGGGTCCACCATTAGAACTGGAGCTTCCTATGGTGTCTGGGCTGCTTTTGCTCTTCCCAGCCTTAGCGTTGGCTTCTTCCATCTCCCATACAGTGTGCTGTCGGATCGGGGTCTGTCCCCAACCCGTGTTACTCAGCACCCTAGGATCGAGGTCCTGCCGGGGTAGCAGAGGGGTACAATCTGTGCCGGAggacctgtctctgtggtcagATTGATTTTCGCTGCTCTCCCCACTACCCTCACTTGCCGGGGTTGGTCTTTGCTGCTGGCCCCATGAGCTATGTTGCTGCTCTTGGCCTGAACCAGAACTACCAGCGTCTACCGAGTCCCAGCCTTTAGATGCCTCTCCGCCACCAGAGGATTTCCCCCAGTCACCCCAGCCACCACTTCCACTACTCCCACCTCCACTGCCTTGGCGGCCCCAGGCAGAATGGCCTCCAGAGGGAGATGATTCCCAGCCTGAGTCCTTGGGAGAGTCAGCTGCCTTGGTTTCACCACTACCCCATACAGAGCTGCCTGTTGTGTCTCCATTGAGCTGGGATGATTCGGTGGGTGACTGGCCTCCCCAGCCAGTTATTCCATGGATAGGGCTCATAGGCTCCTgagcttgctgctgctgcttagtgTGGTTTGGTCCATCAGAGTTAAGGTTAGAAGGTTCCATTTTGAAGGACAAGCTTGTGTTGGTTGAAGGGTGCTGTTGATCATTTTCGTTACCACTTATCATGCCACCCCAACTTCCCCCGCCATTATCTGCACCTCCCAGGCTCCCATTTCCCATGTTTCCATTGCCATTAATACCTGGTGGGAGGGACGGGGAGTTTGACACCGCATTGGGGCCAATACCACAACCTCCACCACTCTCATGGCCCAGAACAGGCCAGGCTGATGGGTTGGCATTGGGATTGAGGTTCAAGTTAAAATTGGGAGACCCCCAGTTATTTGGCGCTCCTACTCTGCCGCCATTCATACCATCTTGTTTCCCATCTGAGCCCCAGCCTCTATTACCGCATGTGTTGGCTGACCCAGGTCCCGTCATCATGTTATTGTTAGCTTTAAGAGAGGGGTAGTGGGCCTGCTGGCCTGCGGCACCTGTGGCCATACTcataaaactactactacagGTGGTAGTGACAGCACTGGTGTCTGCGTTAGAGCTAGCTGAGCCCAAGGGGCATTCTGGTGCTGCGGGGTGGCTGGGGTCACTATTGTGGCTGATGGATGGCCAAGCTTCTGTGTCACTTCCGTCAATAATCACTTTGTCCCAGCTGTTGGCACTGGAGGAGCTGTCAACTGGCAAAGAGGCTCCCCAATGAAAGGTCTCATACTGGGCAACAGAGCCACTCTGGAGGGATATGTctaaagaaagagggagagagagaagagaggttTAGACAAAGTGAAACAACAAAAGAAGCAGTGGACATGATGAATCAGtcagagagaaacaaaagaaGATTTCAGTAACAGAAGATGCAGAAATGCAAGAAATAAAGAAGAGATGGAGAAACAGGAGCGGAGacaaaggttaaaaaaagagaaaacaaaagggaGGATAAAGAGGGATggggtgaggaaaaaaaatatacattaggTTAGACTAAGGAACATCATGTAATACAGCCCGTGTAAGTCCCCTGGACCGATTTTTATCTTCTTGGTTGGTTAATGCTAGCTATCAAGAATCCTTGGCAGGAGATGGTCACACTTGCTCGTTCCACAATCCAACACATAATCAGAATGCACAGTCAAGCGTGCTACATGTCATATCAGCTATGACATATCCATAAATTCTTGCCCTTGTGCAGTCGGCCAAACAGAAACAGGGAGATGGAGCCCTCACTTTCTTTCCTTTATCCATCCTTCTTTTCTCCTCACTTATAACTTCCTTTTCCACTTTCGTTTCtgactcctctcctcttcccttgcGGTCTTATTTTACCCTTTACTTCCTTCTCACTATCAAGCTTCCCTTATCTATTAttacctcctcctcccccttttctctctctgtccatgTCTCCTCTCTCACTTTCTGCCCCCATCTCTTTCCTCACCCTTTaattcctccccctctcccctctgctctcctcta
This window contains:
- the tnrc6c2 gene encoding trinucleotide repeat-containing gene 6C protein isoform X1, with the protein product MRCTVAAVTDLSNYFAERSQQQKKENHLMEEKKKKKQEEKTKTDVAQKKTADQKPKVPEPAPTKPSPGPPHHLHPASPTLPLSSSSSSGNGKRVSSSSQLPTQTPPQQQCQLSSASARYPPREVPPRFRQQEHKQLLKRGQPLPAGALSALTLSCSSSSSSSPSSSYASSSTTTSSTSLNSATSTASKRHSDISLQSGSVAQYETFHWGASLPVDSSSSANSWDKVIIDGSDTEAWPSISHNSDPSHPAAPECPLGSASSNADTSAVTTTCSSSFMSMATGAAGQQAHYPSLKANNNMMTGPGSANTCGNRGWGSDGKQDGMNGGRVGAPNNWGSPNFNLNLNPNANPSAWPVLGHESGGGCGIGPNAVSNSPSLPPGINGNGNMGNGSLGGADNGGGSWGGMISGNENDQQHPSTNTSLSFKMEPSNLNSDGPNHTKQQQQAQEPMSPIHGITGWGGQSPTESSQLNGDTTGSSVWGSGETKAADSPKDSGWESSPSGGHSAWGRQGSGGGSSGSGGWGDWGKSSGGGEASKGWDSVDAGSSGSGQEQQHSSWGQQQRPTPASEGSGESSENQSDHRDRSSGTDCTPLLPRQDLDPRVLSNTGWGQTPIRQHTVWEMEEANAKAGKSKSSPDTIGSSSSNGGPSSINGGTINPKIGPSQRPGSGDKNDSEGSSSSGWRAPPPQPIQTGSGWGEPQQSHSKAPNGTSSGWGEPQPTNGPRNGGTPSWASEDKSPSWDDGMTKSQPTNWGEGPKSSHGWSNSNGGSNGTSTGEWGEAEVKKNGSSSSMWEGEGGNGGSGGWKDSPRAGNRGGGWSKPAPSVNNSSWGETPRTNGPVQGGWGSSKPQESSSSSSTGSGGGGSMGQWGGPGTVKQNSSNWGNGSKQDQGMDPTGWEEPSPPSIRRKMEIDDGTSTWGDPGTYNKTVNLWDRNNPNNNPGNSGPPPSKNGGANIPNNNNNNHSVGPGNNNHHHTHHMHHHPHHGQPPTHLQHHGNNNGSSNNGAPHPGAGPQGRPPHANPGWGELPSAQPKSEPPWGEPAAPTASVDNGTSAWGKPTGGVGTWAGDGGHGGHGGHGGHGGHGGQSGHGGHGGHEPSGPYGRANGPTGSAPCKPGPKPMQDGWGNGGEEMGMSTNQWDTEDGDMWNSPTSQESSSSCNSWGNGPKKGPSKGKMGKPDEAWIMNRLIKQLTDMGFPRDPAEEALKSNNMNLDQAMSALLEKKTDLDKRGMGMSDYSNGMNKPMVCRPSALSKDPSDRNSFLDKDGVLSDDAPPSPFLPSPSLKLPLANSSLPGQGLGQGNPGLAMQNLNNRQQIPSGMFGSSGAAQTRAMQQQQQQQQQQQQQQQQQQQQQQQQQQQQPPQPPVPPLSSSQPSLRAQVPQFLSPQVQAQLLQFAAKNIGLNPALLTSPINPQQMTLLYQLQQLQMAYQRLQIQQQMMQAQRNVSGPIRQQEQQVARTITNMQQQIQQHQRQLYQALLMKQQQLPSHSSSSSSSSAGLHPPGGPTGGHGSGKSTLDPYTGPHQAPGLSDTLHTKEPPSSPNAYSTYPLSGLNPNMNVNCMEVGGLSLKEPPQPQSRLSQWTHSNSMDSLSGNSSNMENNLNKHGAISAASNLGPPGKPPHLEDSYSPYNLMSSSESPTSPMVSQDSWGQGKSPNEKISNGTNINWPPEFCPGVPWKGLQNIDPENDPNMTPGSVPSGPTINTNIHDVNRYLLRDRNGATSPAPPLQNGSLPPTSSDWPVSGYSSSFSLSSSDGDSSGKLSDMKSTWSPGPISQSQASLSHELWKVPQQRSNVAPSRPPPGLTNNKPSSTWGGNSLGLAQGWSGSYTSEGTTWSTDSSNRTSSWLVLRNLTPQIDGSTLRTLCMQHGPLITFHLNLTQGNAVVRYSSKDEAAKAQKSLHMCVLGNTTILAEFAGEEEVNRFFAQGQSLGANTTSWQANQGSNQNRMGGAAQSHSHSLGQWSSGGGGGKPSGGDLLWGGVPQYSSLWGPPSGEDARVIGSPTPINTLLPGDLLSGESM
- the tnrc6c2 gene encoding trinucleotide repeat-containing gene 6C protein isoform X3; protein product: MRCTVAAVTDLSNYFAERSQQQKKENHLMEEKKKKKQEEKTKTDVAQKKTADQKPKVPEPAPTKPSPGPPHHLHPASPTLPLSSSSSSGNGKRVSSSSQLPTQTPPQQQCQLSSASARYPPREVPPRFRQQEHKQLLKRGQPLPAGALSALTLSCSSSSSSSPSSSYASSSTTTSSTSLNSATSTASKRHSDISLQSGSVAQYETFHWGASLPVDSSSSANSWDKVIIDGSDTEAWPSISHNSDPSHPAAPECPLGSASSNADTSAVTTTCSSSFMSMATGAAGQQAHYPSLKANNNMMTGPGSANTCGNRGWGSDGKQDGMNGGRVGAPNNWGSPNFNLNLNPNANPSAWPVLGHESGGGCGIGPNAVSNSPSLPPGINGNGNMGNGSLGGADNGGGSWGGMISGNENDQQHPSTNTSLSFKMEPSNLNSDGPNHTKQQQQAQEPMSPIHGITGWGGQSPTESSQLNGDTTGSSVWGSGETKAADSPKDSGWESSPSGGHSAWGRQGSGGGSSGSGGWGDWGKSSGGGEASKGWDSVDAGSSGSGQEQQHSSWGQQQRPTPASEGSGESSENQSDHRDRSSGTDCTPLLPRQDLDPRVLSNTGWGQTPIRQHTVWEMEEANAKAGKSKSSPDTIGSSSSNGGPSSINGGTINPKIGPSQRPGSGDKNDSEGSSSSGWRAPPPQPIQTGSGWGEPQQSHSKAPNGTSSGWGEPQPTNGPRNGGTPSWASEDKSPSWDDGMTKSQPTNWGEGPKSSHGWSNSNGGSNGTSTGEWGEAEVKKNGSSSSMWEGEGGNGGSGGWKDSPRAGNRGGGWSKPAPSVNNSSWGETPRTNGPVQGGWGSSKPQESSSSSSTGSGGGGSMGQWGGPGTVKQNSSNWGNGSKQDQGMDPTGWEEPSPPSIRRKMEIDDGTSTWGDPGTYNKTVNLWDRNNPNNNPGNSGPPPSKNGGANIPNNNNNNHSVGPGNNNHHHTHHMHHHPHHGQPPTHLQHHGNNNGSSNNGAPHPGAGPQGRPPHANPGWGELPSAQPKSEPPWGEPAAPTASVDNGTSAWGKPTGGVGTWAGDGGHGGHGGHGGHGGHGGQSGHGGHGGHEPSGPYGRANGPTGSAPCKPGPKPMQDGWGNGGEEMGMSTNQWDTEDGDMWNSPTSQESSSSCNSWGNGPKKGPSKGKMGKPDEAWIMNRLIKQLTDMGFPRDPAEEALKSNNMNLDQAMSALLEKKTDLDKRGMGMSDYSNGMNKPMVCRPSALSKDPSDRNSFLDKDGVLSDDAPPSPFLPSPSLKLPLANSSLPGQGLGQGNPGLAMQNLNNRQQIPSGMFGSSGAAQTRAMQQQQQQQQQQQQQQQQQQQQQQQQQQQQPPQPPVPPLSSSQPSLRAQVPQFLSPQVQAQLLQFAAKNIGLNPALLTSPINPQQMTLLYQLQQLQMAYQRLQIQQQMMQAQRNVSGPIRQQEQQVARTITNMQQQIQQHQRQLYQALLMKQQQLPSHSSSSSSSSAGLHPPGGPTGGHGSGKSTLDPYTGPHQAPGLSDTLHTKEPPSSPNAYSTYPLSGLNPNMNVNCMEVGGLSLKEPPQPQSRLSQWTHSNSMDSLSGNSSNMENNLNKHGAISAASNLGPPGKPPHLEDSYSPYNLMSSSESPTSPMVSQDSWGQGKSPNEKISNGTNINWPPEFCPGVPWKGLQNIDPENDPNMTPGSVPSGPTINTNIHDVNRYLLRDRNGGKLSDMKSTWSPGPISQSQASLSHELWKVPQQRSNVAPSRPPPGLTNNKPSSTWGGNSLGLAQGWSGSYTSEGTTWSTDSSNRTSSWLVLRNLTPQIDGSTLRTLCMQHGPLITFHLNLTQGNAVVRYSSKDEAAKAQKSLHMCVLGNTTILAEFAGEEEVNRFFAQGQSLGANTTSWQANQGSNQNRMGGAAQSHSHSLGQWSSGGGGGKPSGGDLLWGGVPQYSSLWGPPSGEDARVIGSPTPINTLLPGDLLSGESM